From a region of the Panicum virgatum strain AP13 chromosome 2K, P.virgatum_v5, whole genome shotgun sequence genome:
- the LOC120663435 gene encoding non-specific lipid transfer protein GPI-anchored 20-like: MGLKLLNLIIGLFAVVAALAAPASGQGGAASCTASLVTSFTPCLNFLTNSTNGGSAPTQDCCRSLAALVNASTGCACLILTGNVPLGVPVNRTLAVSLPKACRSAAVPLQCRDTSAQIPAPGPAAAGAPSASLPPLPPASPATPEPEAPVPPVVDPAGTAPVSQQGQTRPALLPSSAQRASDHAPAAAALVLLLAVGAAALV; this comes from the exons ATGGGGCTAAAGCTGCTGAACCTGATCATCGGGCTAttcgcggtggtggcggcgctggcggcgccggcgtcggggcAGGGCGGGGCGGCGTCGTGCACGGCGTCGCTGGTCACGAGCTTCACCCCCTGCCTCAACTTCCTCACCAACAGCACCAACGGCGGCTCGGCGCCGACGCAGGACTGCTGCCGGTCCCTGGCGGCGCTGGTGAACGCGAGCACCGGCTGCGCGTGTCTCATCCTCACCGGCAACGTGCCGCTCGGCGTGCCCGTCAACCGGACGCTCGCCGTCTCGCTGCCCAAGGcctgccgctccgccgccgtcccgctgcAGTGCCGAG ACACGTCGGCTCAGATCCCAGCTcctggccccgccgccgccggcgcgccctccGCCTCCTTGCCGCCGCTGC CGCCAGCGTCGCCCGCAACGCCGGAGCCTGAAGCGCCGGTGCCGCCGGTGGTGGATCCGGCCGGGACGGCGCCGGTCAGCCAGCAGGGGCAGACGAGGCCGGCGCTGCTGCCCAGCTCCGCCCAGAGAGCGAGCGATCACGCCCCCGCTGCGGCTGCGCtcgtgctgctgctcgccgtTGGAGCCGCTGCGCTGGTGTGA